Proteins co-encoded in one Euleptes europaea isolate rEulEur1 chromosome 1, rEulEur1.hap1, whole genome shotgun sequence genomic window:
- the LOC130474738 gene encoding zinc finger protein 239-like has translation MPMTVLGECRGAVLQNLEKEESFKVESSPRNNSAEIQSSKNHQEYQKGSNTRAGKKHNKCPVCGKSFRRFSTLITHQRIHTGERPYECQQCGKTFNQTSNLFRHLKIHTGEKPHACPECGKRFSFASDVTKHQRIHIVEKSLTCSVCGRVFRDRLTLVKHQRTHGSSKAYKCPDCGKGFRFNCFLVAHRRRHTGEKPYKCAECGKNFSSHSALLTHRRVHTDEKPYKCSDCGKSFSQNSTLKTHRRIHTNEKPYECPGCGKCFGQRSTLIKHEIIHTGEKPYLCTECGKSFNRSSALLAHKRVHTGERPFECPDCGRTFTQNGHLHRHRRIHTKDTEIQ, from the coding sequence ATGCCGATGACTGTACTGGGCGAATGTCGTGGGGCTGTTTTACAGAATCTCGAAAAGGAGGAATCGTTCAAGGTTGAGTCCAGCCCAAGAAACAATTCTGCGGAAATCCAGAGCAGTAAAAACCACCAAGAATACCAAAAAGGGTCTAATACACGTGCAGGAAAGAAACACAACAAGTGTCCAgtctgtgggaaaagcttccgcCGGTTTTCAACCCTTATTACCCACCAGCGCATCCATACCGGAGAGAGGCCTTACGAATGCCAGCAGTGTGGGAAAACCTTTAACCAGACCTCCAACCTTTTTCGGCATTTGAAAATCCATACAGGCGAGAAACCCCACGCTTGCCCCGAATGTGGGAAACGGTTCAGTTTTGCCTCAGACGTTACCaaacaccagagaatccacatagTAGAAAAATCTCTGACGTGTTCTGTATGCGGGAGAGTCTTCAGAGACCGCTTAACCCTAGTCAAACATCAGCGGACTCATGGAAGTTCAAAAGCCTATAAGTGTCCTGACTGCGGCAAAGGCTTTAGGTTTAATTGCTTCCTCGTGGCACATCGGAGGaggcacacaggggagaaaccgtacaAATGTGCTGAGTGCGGGAAAAACTTCAGTTCTCACTCTGCTCTTCTGACTCACCGCAGAGTCCACACAGACGAGAAACCCTACAAATGTTCCGACTGCGGCAAGAGCTTCAGTCAGAATTCAACTCTGAAGACTCACCGGAGAATTCATACGAACGAGAAACCCTACGAATGCCCAGGCTGTGGGAAATGCTTTGGCCAGCGTTCCACTCTGATTAAACATGAGATCATCCACACGGGCGAGAAACCCTACCTCTGCACTGAATGCGGCAAGAGCTTCAATCGGAGCTCGGCCCTTCTAGCGCATAAAAGAGTCCATACAGGAGAGAGGCCTTTTGAATGCCCTGACTGTGGGAGAACCTTTACTCAGAATGGACATCTTCATAGGCACCGGAGAATCCACACCAAAGACACAGAAATCCAATAA